The nucleotide sequence ATTGGTTTCATTTTTATATAATTTTCTAAAATTGTAAAATCAGTTTTGCAATATAAAAAAACAGGAAAATTCCAAAGATATCATTACTAGTTGTAATAAATGGACCAGTAGCAATTGCAGGATCAATTCCTCTTTTGTCTAAAATTATTGGGACAAAGGTACCAATAAGTGCTGCTATAATAATAACTGAAAGCATAGATATGGCAATTGTACTACTAAATTGAAGCGTATACCCCATTATTTCTCCAAAAACTATTACAAGTCCTCCCAATGCTATACCATTAATCAAGCTCAAACCTACTTCTTTTATAAGCCTGTTTAATAAGCTTCCTTTTACGACATCATTAGCAAGACCTTGTACAATAATAGCACTAGATTGTACCCCTACATTTCCTGCCATAGCTGCAATAAGTGGTGTAAAAAAGAAAAGTTTTTTAACTTGAGAATCTCCCATTAAATCTTCAAAATCCTGTAAAATAAAAACACTTGCTAACCCTCCAAAGAGTCCTAAAACTAACCAAGGTAAACGAGCTCGTGTAAGTTGCCAAATACTATCATCTGCTTCTACTTCTTGAGTAATACCTGCTGCTAACTGATAATCTTTTTCTGCTTCTTCTTTAATAACATCTACAATATCATCAATAGTAATTCTACCCAAGAGTTTTTTATCATCATCTATAACAGGAATAGCTTCCAGATCATATTTCTGCATCACTTTAGCAACATCTTCTACATCATCATTAACATGAACATAATCTACTTTTGGGATGTATACTTCTTTAATATTAGCTCTTGTTTTTGCAACTAATAAATCTTTTAAAGATAATCGTCCTAAAAGTTTATTTTCATCATCTACAACATAAATAGAATGAACTCTGGTAACTTCGGCAGCCTGATCTCTCATTTCTTTTACACAACGTGTCACTGTCCAGTTTTCATTTACCTGCACCAACTCTTTTGCCATAAGCCCTCCAGCCGAATCTTCATCATATTTTAAGAGTTCTTGTATATCTGCCTTATGCTCTTCATCTTCAATCTCTGCTATAACCTCTTCTTGTCGTTCTTCTGGAAGTTCGGCAATAATGTCTGCAGCATCATCGGTATCTAACTCTTCTATTTCTTCAGCAATTTCCTTTATAGAAAGGTTTTGGAGTATTCTTTCACGATCATCATCATCCAACTCCATTAAAACATCAGATGTTTTTTCGCTATCTAAAAGTTTTATAATGTATGTAGCCTGATCTTGATTAAGTTCATCTAAAATTTCGGCAATATCTGCATGATGAAATTCATTTAATAGCTTGAGTGTATCTTCATCGCTTCTCGTATCTATTAAATGTTCTACTTTTTCAATAAGTTCATCACTTATTTGAAACTTAGTATTTTCGTTGGCTTCTTTCACAATAAGCTATTGCTAATTTATATCCACCTGAATTAAGGTTGTGAGTTTTATAAACTCAGAAACACTTAATTGTTCTGGACGCTTGCCAAAGATAACATCTTCTCTTAAATTATCACTTAAATTGAATGTTTTTAAACTATTACGAAGTGTTTTTCTGCGCTGTTGAAATGCTGTTTTTACAACTCTAAAAAATAGTTTCTCATCACAAGGTAACTCAGCATTCTCTTTTCTAGTTAATCGCAATACTCCTGAATCTACTTTTGGAGGCGGGTTAAATACACTTGGAAGCACAGTAAATAAATACTCTGCATCATAAAATGCTTGTACTAAAACCGAAAGGATACCATAGGTTTTATTACCTTCTTTTTCACAAATACGTTGTGCTACTTCTTTTTGAAACATTCCGGAAAACTCTGGAATTTGGTTTCGCATTTCCAAGGTTTTAAACACTATTTGTGACGATATATTATATGGGTAATTACCTATAATTGCAAATGACTCATCTTTAAAGATTTCATTTAAATCATACTTTAAAACATCTTTCTCTATAATCCTATCTGATAAGTTTAAATAATTTGCTTTTAAATATTCTACAGATTCTGTATCGATTTCAATCACATACGTTTTGGTTTTCTTTTCGAGCAAGTATTTAGTTAATACTCCCATTCCTGGTCCTATTTCCAGAACATTTTTATACCCTTCGAAACTTAAGGTATCAGCAATTCTTCTAGCGACATCTTCGTCATTTAAAAAATGTTGCCCTAAGTGTTTTTTTGCTTTTACTTGATGATTGTTTGACACAAATAGAAGGAATTTATTTAGTTAAAATCTACTGAATATTCATCTATGATTTCTAACTCAGTTCTAAAACTCAATAACTTATCTGCAAATCGAGATAATCCATCTTGCCTTAACTTTTCGGCATCATTTTGATAATAATTATCTAATGCTTCCCGGGATTTTGCTCTGTATTGTACTGAATAAGTAACACCTCCTAGCTCCTCTTTAACAAGAACCCTCGTAAGCTTAGCTCCTGTAAAATTCCCGGTAGCTAATACTTCTGGGATGTGATTTTTAATCCATGTTAACCACTCTTGATGAATGCTTTCATCAATGTTTGAAGTCACATTATATATGAACATTATTTTTTATTTTGATTTCGAAAATACTAGTTTAAATCGTCGCCACGCAATGTACGATACTTTTTCCTAGCTTCAACAAAATAGATGCTATCTGCGTGATTAAAAATAATTTGTTCGTAAAGTTCTTTTGCTTTTTCTGGTTTGTTAAACTCCCTTATATATAATTCTGCTAAAGCGTAATATGCATCATCTATTAAGATATCTTCTCTAAAATTTTCAATGATAAATTCGTAGTTTACTTTTGCTTTATTAAATTCTTTCTGTTTTTCGAAAAGCTGTGCTTGAAAATATAAGGTTTGATCTATAATCGTTTCTGTTTTATGATTATCTAATACTTGATCAAGTAAAACAATAGCTTTTTCGGTTTTATTCTGAAATGCTAAAAGATCTGCTTTTGCATATAATTTTAAAGCTGTTTGAGTTGAATCTTCTAATTTATTATCTGAGATTAAAAGTTTTAAATCTAAAGCATCATTTGCGATAAGTTGTGAGGTTGAGGATTTTAATATTTTAAGTTGTGATTCTGCCCATTTAAAATCACCTTTATAATAACTTGTTTGTGCAACTTTAAAACGTGCTTGTTGTGATATTGTACTGTTCTTTAAACTTGTTTGTATTTGACTATAATAAATTAATGCTTCATTAAACTTTTCTTGCAGTACTAAAATATCTCCTAGCTTTAATTTTACTTTTGCTTGTTGAAATTTAGATAATCTCGTTTTTAATGTTTCTTTTAAAAAATTAGATGCTTCTTCGGGCTGGTTTAAATAAAATGCTATAAAATGTCCATAAGATATCTGTAAATCCAAGGTTTGTGATCTTATTCCAAATTCACTTAAAAGTGTTTCATACTTTTTATTAATTATACCATAATCTTCTTCAGATTTAGCATTTTTCACTTCAATATCTAATATACTTTCATGTGCTCTTAATACTGTATTAATATCTACCGCATTTTCAATAATATAATTTAAAACTTGATTTGCTATATCAGTTTCATCTTCTTCAATTGTAATATTCGCCAAATCTAAAATTCCTCGTAAAGTTTCAGGATTTCTTCTAAAAATAGCTTTCTCTTGCGCAAATGCTTTATTATAATCTCGTTGTTGTATAAATAGCCAACTTAGCATTTGATTCCAGATAATATTATCTGGTTGTGTTTGTATTTTTTTAAGTAATGCCCTTCTTAATAATTTATTGTTTTCTCCTTCGCTATTTTCAGAAATAAAATCACTAAAAATCCGCTTAGATTGATTTATATATCCTGTGCTCTTTTCTACAAAATTAATATAGCTCGTAAACATTTTTTCAATCTTACCTTGCTCTCCGTAAATACGTGCTAATTGTATATTAAAATTTGCATCTGGCCTCACACCCATAGCACGTTCATAGGCTTCAGCAGCAAAATCTATTAATGCATGTTCTTCAAATCTTCGTGCAACATAAAATGTATAAGCAGGGTTTTCTTCAACTCTTAAAATAGATAGCTTATAGTTTTCTTCTGCTTTTTCTTGGTTTCCTTTTAATTGATAATTATAGCCTAGTTCTACTAAAAATTGTGGGTCTCTGTTTTTAAGAACTTGTTCTAACAATATAGTTTCTGCAATACTGTACTGCTCTAATTGCTGATGAACTTCAACAATTTTAAGTAAATAGATTGGGTTATTTCTCGATTTATCATATAATTTCTGGTATGATAGTAGTGCTTTTTCAAATTCACCACGATCAAAATAATCTTTAGCTAAAGCTTCTCCTCTATAATCTTTATCAATTATAACTTTTGTTTGAGAAAAACTCAAAAAGCAACCAAAGAATATACTTATAAAAAATAAACCTCTTATAAACCTCATTTTGTAAATATAGTAAATGTGGATTTTAATTATTGTGAATGTTTTTATAAAAAAATGTGCCCGAGCATAGCTCGAGCACAAGCATCTAAAATAAATTTACTATTAACCAAATTTTAGAAAATTAAAATCTAAATGTCCCCTACGGATTTAAGTAAACATATCCTAAAAAGCGTAATTATTGGTGGATGTCCTCCTTTTACAATACTACTTTAACAACTAAAATTATTAAAGTCGCAAGTAAAAAAATGCGTTTGAAATTTTTCATAATGTAGGTCAATTAGTTTGGTGAGGCTAACTTCTACATTATTTTAAATAAAACAAAGAAAAAATGCAAAAACTCGTTAAACAGCATTGATTTTTTGCATTTCATCGATAATTATGTTAAAAAATAGAAGTTTAATCAATGATTTTAAATCCTGTATATGGGATTAAAGCTTCTGGGATTTCTATACCCTTATATGTTTGATAGTTTTCTAAGATCCCAGCTAAAACTCTAGGTAGAGCTAAAGAGCTTCCGTTTAAAGTATGTGCTAATTCACTTTTACCATTACTATTTTTAAAACGCAATTTTAAACGATTTGCCTGAAAAGTTTCAAAATTAGAAACAGAACTAATTTCCAACCAGCGATCTTGCGCTGTAGAAAATACTTCAAAGTCAAACGTTAGTGCTGATGTAAATCCTAAATCTCCTCCACATAATCTTAAAATACGATATGGTAATTTTAATTCTCGAAGAATATTTTTTACATGCTCCACCATTTCATTAAGAGCATTATAAGAACGACTTGGATGCTCTACACGTAAAATTTCAACTTTATCAAATTGATGCAGCCTATTTAACCCTCTCACATGAGCACCATAACTTCCAGCTTCACGACGAAAACACGGTGTATAGCCTGTGATAGCTTTAGGCAACTCTTTTTCGGTTAATAAATTACCTCTAAATAAATTAGTCGCTGGTACTTCTGCCGTCGGAATTAAGTATAAATTATCACCATTACTATTAATATGATACATCTGCCCTTCCTTATCTGGTAATTGACCTGTACCTGTTGCAGAATCTTCATTTACTAAATGAGGTACTTGTACTTCTCTATAGCCTGCTTCTGTATTTTTATCTAAAAAATAATTAATTAATGCACGTTGTAATTTTGCTCCTTTTCCTTTATACACTGGAAATCCTGCACCAGTGATTTTATTCCCTAATTCAAAATCAATAATATCATATTTCTTAGCTAGTTCCCAGTGAGGCAATGCTTTTTCATTTAAAGTTGGTATCTCTCCTTCTCGAAATACTTCTTCATTATCTTCATCTGTATTCCCTGCTGGGACAGATTCGTGAGGTACATTAGGAATTTTATACAGTAAATCTTGTAATCTTTGAACCTTCGTATTTAGTTGCTCAGTTAATAGCTTTGTATCTTCTTTTAATTTACTTGTACGTGATTTTAATTCGTTTGCTTTTTCAACTTCTCTAGATTTAAAGAGTATTCCTATTTCTTTTGAAATAGAATTAGATTCAGATAAGGTATTATCTAGCTCTGTTTGTGTACGTCTACGATCTTCGTCTAAAACAAGAACATCATTAATCATTTGTCCAGCATCAATATTACGTTTTGCTAAACGTTTTACAACTAAATCTTTATTCTCTCTAATAAAAGCAACTTGCAGCATTTGTTGGAATTTTAAGCGACAAATTTAAGGAATTGCGAAGATATTTAATCTTGTTTTGAAAGTAAAATCCAATCACTATGTTTAAAAATATTCCATTTAACACTTGTTAAATCTACTGCTGGATCAATTAACTGTTTAAACTTTTTTCCATTTACTCTTACCCTGCAATTTACATATACTGCAACATCAACTCCTTTAAGAGCAAATTCCTGTTTTAAACGTTGAGAGAATTGCCATATCACATCTGGTTTTGTAGATGCAATATGTTTTTGTTTTCTAGTTAAATAATCATCTAACTTAATAAGAATTACATTATTCGTGTTTTTATCTACCACTTTATAACTAGCATATCCATTTTTTCCTCTAAGCATCATTCGCCAAGACATTCTGTGTGCTTCTTCCGTCCATAGCACATCGTCTTTAATCGTCCAATGCCTAAGTGGCAATAGTATTTGGATGCTAAAATAAATTATTAATAATGTTATAAAGTAGGGTTTGTAATTTGGCACAATTACTTCTGCTTTATCATAAAATTCTTTCTTCTTTAAAAAAATGTTTTTGATAGTTCGTGGTGGATAAAAGAATAAGATAATAGCAATAGACATATATGGAAAGATCCCTATTTGAAATACTATAGAATTAAATAAATGAAAAAATAAGGAAGCAATAAATGCTAATTTTCGAGTTGGTTTCCATAATAATAATGGTACCACCAATAAATCGAAAGTTATACCTAAATAAGCTAAAGCATAATGCACCCATTTTTGCTGAAGCAAATCACCAATTATATAATAATCTTTTCTGGCACGCATTAATAATTCTATGACCGAAGTATCCAACCAATCTGGATACCATTTTGCAACAGATGCGAAAGTATAAACAATCCCCATTTGTAAAATAAAAATAAAGCTACACCATTGTGGCATACTATCTTTTTTAATATCGGGGTTTTGCTTTGCGTCAATAGATAAATATTTATTTGCAGGCAGGATACACATTATTAAACACAATATGATTAACAAATAATAATGATTATTATAAGATGCTTTTTGCATTAAATAAGTACTAGTCCATAATATTGTAAACATAATAATGCTAAATCTATACTTATACCCCAACATTACAAACAAACCAAATATGCCCATAATAAGATAATAAGCATACATCCAATCTCCCGGTAAAGGTTGTAACCACTCAAAACCAATAAACGAAAACGTAAACTCAGGTTCGATTAAAGTTCTTTTAACCCATCCTGTAAAAATGGCACCAACGGCTTCTAAAAAAATTAGTAATCCAAAAATTATTCTAAAAACAATTAGGGCACTGTTATCTATATATTTAAATAAAAATCGACTATTCATTTTTATCATTTACAAATTCTTGAGCTATTATTTTGTCTTTAGCTAATTGAGTTTTAAGAGCATCTATTGATTCAAATTTTTGTTCATTCCTAAGGCGTTCTAAAAATTGAATTTCAATAGTCATATCATATATATCTTTTTTAAAGTTAAAAAAGTTAGCTTCAATAGATTCAAATTCACCATTAACGGTTGGATTAATACCTATGTTTAACATTCCGAAAACCTCTTTATTATCAATTATAGATTTAATAATGTAAGCTCCTCGCTTTGGAATTAATTTATAATTCTCTTTAATTTTAATATTAGCTGTAGGGTATCCTAATTGTCTGCCGATACCTTTCCCTTTTATTACAGTGCCAGACAACATAAAATTATATCCTAAATATGTATTTGCTTTTTTAATATTACCTTCTAACAACGCTTTTCTAATTTTAGTCGAGCTAATTGCTACATCATCAACTTCTTGTACTGTTATTTCTGAAACTTTAAAATTATAATTATCTCCAAAACTTCTTAAATCATTAATATCCGCCGATCTATTTTTTCCAAATCGGTGGTCGTATCCTATAATAATATGATCGATATTTAATTTATTAATCAAAACTTCATTAACAAATTCTGAAGCCGAAAGTTTGGAAAACTCTTCGGTAAACTCTTTTACAACAAGATGGTTTACCCCCAAGTTTTTAAGCAATACAGCTTTCTCTTCAAGCGTATTAATTAATTTTATAGTCTTATCTTTTTGAAGCACCATTCTTGGGTGTGGAAAGAATGTTAAGATTATAGCATCTAGATCATTCTGTTTTGCATCTTCAATTAATTTTGAAATTATTTTTTGATGGCCAATATGCACACCATCAAAAGTACCTATAGTAATAACGGATTTTTTATTCGAGATATACGATCTGTAATCTTTAAGGTTTTGCATTAAATGAATTATTTTCCGTTATAACTATTCATCGTGTTATTAACTCCCGAAAGTCCAAACGATTTTATAATCTCTATGCTTTTATCTAAGCGTTCTGGTAATTTACTGTTTTCATCTTCATTCCATTCTCCCAGCACATAATCAATTTGTCTTCCTTTACTAAAAGTGTCACTAATACCAAATCTAAAACGATTGTATTTCGTGGTATTTAATTTATCTTGGATATCTTTTAATCCATTGTGACCACCATCACTGCCTTTTGTCTTTACTCTCAAGCTTCCAAAAGGTAAATTTAAATCATCTGTAATCACCAGTAAATTTTCTAAAGGAATTTTTTCTTTTTCCATCCAATATTTAACAGCCTTACCACTTAAGTTCATGTAGGTACTTGGTTTAATAAAAATAAAGGTGCGTCCTTTTAACTTATAGGTAGTTTTATCTCCTAGTCTATCTGTCGTAAAAGTTAACTCTTCTTTTAAAGCAAAATACTCTAATATTTTAAATCCTATATTATGCCTTGTATTGACATATTCAGAACCAATATTACCGAGACCTATAATTAAAAACTTTTTCATTGGTGGTATCTCTTCTTGTATTCGTTTTTTATTTAATCCTAAAATGCGCCACAAAGTATTATACATTATAGCGTAAAAATAAAAAAGCATCCTGAATTTACAGAATGCTTTTTATTTTATATACAATAAAATTGTTTATTCTTGAGCTGCTTCAGCTGCTGGTGCTTCTGCTCCTTCTGCTGCTACATCTTCATCTTCGTCTTCATCTTCATCATCTACAGAAACTCTAGAACGCTTCACTTGGCATACTACTGTATTATCTGAGTGTAAAAATCTGTAAGTATCATTTTCTAATTCTGCAAGATATAATTTACTTCCTATTTTTAATGGTGTAATATCTACATCTATAAAATCCGGAAGATTAACAGGCAATGCTTTAACTCTTAATTTACGTCTGTTTTTTCTTAAGTTCCCTCCGTTTAATACACCTCTAGAGTTTCCAGAAAAAC is from Flavobacteriaceae bacterium and encodes:
- the mgtE gene encoding magnesium transporter; the encoded protein is MKEANENTKFQISDELIEKVEHLIDTRSDEDTLKLLNEFHHADIAEILDELNQDQATYIIKLLDSEKTSDVLMELDDDDRERILQNLSIKEIAEEIEELDTDDAADIIAELPEERQEEVIAEIEDEEHKADIQELLKYDEDSAGGLMAKELVQVNENWTVTRCVKEMRDQAAEVTRVHSIYVVDDENKLLGRLSLKDLLVAKTRANIKEVYIPKVDYVHVNDDVEDVAKVMQKYDLEAIPVIDDDKKLLGRITIDDIVDVIKEEAEKDYQLAAGITQEVEADDSIWQLTRARLPWLVLGLFGGLASVFILQDFEDLMGDSQVKKLFFFTPLIAAMAGNVGVQSSAIIVQGLANDVVKGSLLNRLIKEVGLSLINGIALGGLVIVFGEIMGYTLQFSSTIAISMLSVIIIAALIGTFVPIILDKRGIDPAIATGPFITTSNDIFGIFLFFYIAKLILQF
- the rsmA gene encoding 16S rRNA (adenine(1518)-N(6)/adenine(1519)-N(6))-dimethyltransferase RsmA; the encoded protein is MSNNHQVKAKKHLGQHFLNDEDVARRIADTLSFEGYKNVLEIGPGMGVLTKYLLEKKTKTYVIEIDTESVEYLKANYLNLSDRIIEKDVLKYDLNEIFKDESFAIIGNYPYNISSQIVFKTLEMRNQIPEFSGMFQKEVAQRICEKEGNKTYGILSVLVQAFYDAEYLFTVLPSVFNPPPKVDSGVLRLTRKENAELPCDEKLFFRVVKTAFQQRRKTLRNSLKTFNLSDNLREDVIFGKRPEQLSVSEFIKLTTLIQVDIN
- a CDS encoding DUF4286 family protein, giving the protein MFIYNVTSNIDESIHQEWLTWIKNHIPEVLATGNFTGAKLTRVLVKEELGGVTYSVQYRAKSREALDNYYQNDAEKLRQDGLSRFADKLLSFRTELEIIDEYSVDFN
- a CDS encoding serine--tRNA ligase; translated protein: MLQVAFIRENKDLVVKRLAKRNIDAGQMINDVLVLDEDRRRTQTELDNTLSESNSISKEIGILFKSREVEKANELKSRTSKLKEDTKLLTEQLNTKVQRLQDLLYKIPNVPHESVPAGNTDEDNEEVFREGEIPTLNEKALPHWELAKKYDIIDFELGNKITGAGFPVYKGKGAKLQRALINYFLDKNTEAGYREVQVPHLVNEDSATGTGQLPDKEGQMYHINSNGDNLYLIPTAEVPATNLFRGNLLTEKELPKAITGYTPCFRREAGSYGAHVRGLNRLHQFDKVEILRVEHPSRSYNALNEMVEHVKNILRELKLPYRILRLCGGDLGFTSALTFDFEVFSTAQDRWLEISSVSNFETFQANRLKLRFKNSNGKSELAHTLNGSSLALPRVLAGILENYQTYKGIEIPEALIPYTGFKIID
- a CDS encoding bifunctional riboflavin kinase/FAD synthetase yields the protein MQNLKDYRSYISNKKSVITIGTFDGVHIGHQKIISKLIEDAKQNDLDAIILTFFPHPRMVLQKDKTIKLINTLEEKAVLLKNLGVNHLVVKEFTEEFSKLSASEFVNEVLINKLNIDHIIIGYDHRFGKNRSADINDLRSFGDNYNFKVSEITVQEVDDVAISSTKIRKALLEGNIKKANTYLGYNFMLSGTVIKGKGIGRQLGYPTANIKIKENYKLIPKRGAYIIKSIIDNKEVFGMLNIGINPTVNGEFESIEANFFNFKKDIYDMTIEIQFLERLRNEQKFESIDALKTQLAKDKIIAQEFVNDKNE
- a CDS encoding aminoacyl-tRNA hydrolase, whose translation is MKKFLIIGLGNIGSEYVNTRHNIGFKILEYFALKEELTFTTDRLGDKTTYKLKGRTFIFIKPSTYMNLSGKAVKYWMEKEKIPLENLLVITDDLNLPFGSLRVKTKGSDGGHNGLKDIQDKLNTTKYNRFRFGISDTFSKGRQIDYVLGEWNEDENSKLPERLDKSIEIIKSFGLSGVNNTMNSYNGK